In Palaemon carinicauda isolate YSFRI2023 unplaced genomic scaffold, ASM3689809v2 scaffold104, whole genome shotgun sequence, the following are encoded in one genomic region:
- the LOC137635223 gene encoding uncharacterized protein: MTNKDTHSIETFINDLNVQEELEGKERMQENLIKEKEKSTTSEKITSEKEEKYEDNDDDKEDGGKDNNFLRLLEMEAIDDDDDEEEEEEEEERKSNDKADIDNDDGDEEEEEEEEEEEEKRKRR; encoded by the exons atgacaaacaaagatACTCATAGTATTGAAACTTTTATTAATGACCTAAATGTACAAGAAGAACTAGAAGGAAAAGAAAGGATGCAAGAAAACctgatcaaagaaaaagaaaaatccacaACCAGCGAAAAGA TAACaagtgaaaaggaggaaaaatatgaagacaatgatgatgataaagaagatgGTGGTAAAGATAATAATTTTCTGCGTTTATTGGAAATGGAGGCCattgacgacgacgacgatgaagaagaagaagaagaagaagaagaaaggaaatcaaATGATAAGGCGGATATCGACAATGACGACggcgacgaagaagaagaagaagaagaagaagaagaagaagaaaaaagaaaaagacgatga